The proteins below are encoded in one region of Aphelocoma coerulescens isolate FSJ_1873_10779 chromosome 4, UR_Acoe_1.0, whole genome shotgun sequence:
- the CD8B gene encoding T-cell surface glycoprotein CD8 beta chain isoform X2 — MARPWLHLCICLQIPGFYANLLLTQTPEHILTQTNNKTAILCELKKEHTGVYWYRWSQERQHFEFLVFSNTLGKATYGTNMSQDKFRVHEERSQSSYSLHISHLHPSDNGTYYCSVSQSSQLLLGSGTRLSVVDALPLPPKTTQTPVSKKLVPWITKSKAASRKGPCSPLVWIPLATGVLLLLLGLVPTAHRLYRLRRRLWLRIHRQ, encoded by the exons ATGGCCCGGCCGTGGCTCCATCTCTGCATCTGCCTCCAGATCCCAG GTTTTTATGCAAATCTACTTTTAACCCAAACTCCAGAGCATATTTTAACCCAAACTAACAATAAAACCGCAATCCTCTGTGAGCTGAAGAAGGAGCATACTGGGGTGTACTGGTACCGCTGGAGCCAGGAGAGGCAACATTTCGAGTTCTTGGTATTTTCCAACACCCTGGGCAAAGCCACATATGGCACAAACATGAGCCAGGACAAATTTAGAGTCCATGAGGAGAGGTCCCAGAGCTCCTACAGCCTGCACATCAGCCACCTCCATCCCTCGGACAACGGCACCTACTACTGCTCCgtctcccagtcctcccagctcctcctgggcaGCGGGACACGGCTCAGTGTGG TTGATGCTTTGCCTCTGCCTCCAAAGACCACACAGACACCAGTCTCCAAAAAACTTGTGCCGTGGAtaaccaaaagcaaagctgcCAGCAGGAAAG gTCCCTGCAGTCCCCTGGTCTGGATCCCACTGGCCACTGgtgtcctgctcctcctgctgggCCTGGTCCCCACTGCCCACCGCCTCTACC GTCTGCGGCGGAGGCTGTGGCTTCGCATCCACAGGCAGTAA
- the CD8B gene encoding T-cell surface glycoprotein CD8 beta chain isoform X1 — translation MARPWLHLCICLQIPGFYANLLLTQTPEHILTQTNNKTAILCELKKEHTGVYWYRWSQERQHFEFLVFSNTLGKATYGTNMSQDKFRVHEERSQSSYSLHISHLHPSDNGTYYCSVSQSSQLLLGSGTRLSVVDALPLPPKTTQTPVSKKLVPWITKSKAASRKGPCSPLVWIPLATGVLLLLLGLVPTAHRLYREYPASILRGARPWDSPGAGW, via the exons ATGGCCCGGCCGTGGCTCCATCTCTGCATCTGCCTCCAGATCCCAG GTTTTTATGCAAATCTACTTTTAACCCAAACTCCAGAGCATATTTTAACCCAAACTAACAATAAAACCGCAATCCTCTGTGAGCTGAAGAAGGAGCATACTGGGGTGTACTGGTACCGCTGGAGCCAGGAGAGGCAACATTTCGAGTTCTTGGTATTTTCCAACACCCTGGGCAAAGCCACATATGGCACAAACATGAGCCAGGACAAATTTAGAGTCCATGAGGAGAGGTCCCAGAGCTCCTACAGCCTGCACATCAGCCACCTCCATCCCTCGGACAACGGCACCTACTACTGCTCCgtctcccagtcctcccagctcctcctgggcaGCGGGACACGGCTCAGTGTGG TTGATGCTTTGCCTCTGCCTCCAAAGACCACACAGACACCAGTCTCCAAAAAACTTGTGCCGTGGAtaaccaaaagcaaagctgcCAGCAGGAAAG gTCCCTGCAGTCCCCTGGTCTGGATCCCACTGGCCACTGgtgtcctgctcctcctgctgggCCTGGTCCCCACTGCCCACCGCCTCTACCGTGAGTATCCTGCCAGCATCCTGAGGGGTGCCAGGCCCTGGGacagcccaggagcaggatgGTGA